The sequence AGCCAACAAAAACATGGAAGACCTAGTTATGagaaaattatttaaataaattgtgaaatgttgtcagttttttccaggtgGTTGAGGCAGTTTTCAGTCTGTAACAGTGAAACATCTAGTCTTTGTGTATCACCGTATTGAGATTGATCACTGGTGATGCCTATCACATCATTGTATTTTGTATTGTACAAGAGACAAGATAGACATTGGCATCTTTTATATATAAAGCTCTTGTTGGAAAATTGCCCCCCTACATTtaagggtggctgtggctcaggaggtagaacgGTTCATCAAATAACCggattatgtacatttatacaaaagATTTATGCATTTTCCactagaaaaaaaacatgtaaagggAATATATTATAATGCACATtaataaatataaacagaaattataaacatcaatatgaaTTACTAAGTAATCTGTTCATGCTTTGCCTTCACATGTGATACTTACAGTAGCATCACTGTCATTTCAGCCAtcaatgtgaaaataaaattaaaagaatGCCGTGGGTGGCCTGGATGGACTCCACCCACAATCTGACAGGAATTAAGGAAATAGACACACGTCAAATGACAGACACAAGGAGGTAAACATATCCATTTCCCCGAAGGAGGACAGAAGAGGAGATTTGGACTATCTGAGCTGTGGATTTACTGAAATACTACGATCAAACCAGCACTGGCTTCACAAACCGAAGGATAACTTTATAAGAACTGTGAGTACAAGTGACAGTGAAAGCAACTTTCAGAAAGCTTTAGTTTATAGAACTGAATATTTGACGCAGAATGGCTACTCAGTCAGAAATGGCCTGTTCCTGTCCAATTTGTTCGGAGATCTTCAAAGATCCTGTGGTGTTGTCATGCAGCCACAGCTTCTGCAAGAACTGTTTGCGCAACTGGTGGGCAGAGCAACCACTTCATGTGTGTCCAGTTTGTAAAAGAAGATCTTCCAGAGACGATCCACCCTGTAACCTAGTGCTGAAGAATGTATGTGAAGCTTTAATACATGAGTTGACACTAAAGGACAAGCCTTCTGCACAGACTGAGACCCTCTGCAGTCAGCACTCGGAGAAACTGAGGCTCTTCTGTCTGGATCATCAGCAGCTGGTGTGTCTGGTTTGTCGAGATTccagaacacacaaaaaacacacattcaaaccCATCGATGAAGCTGCACAGGATTACAAAGACTTTGTCAAGAAATCCCTCAAACCTTTACAGGAGGAACTGCAGCGCTTGAATCAAGTTAAAGTGGAATGGGATCAGACGGCTGAGTACATTTCTGTCCAGGCTCAAAACACAGAGAAGCAGATTAAGGAAGAGTTTTGGAAAATGAAGGAGTTTCTGCTGAAGGAAGAACAGGCCAGGATTTATGCCCTGAGGAATGAAGCACAACAGAAGAGCAGCATGATGCAGCAGAGGATTGAAGCTTTGAGTGTAGAAATGGTGGCTCTGTCAGACACAATCCAAGCCACAGAGAAGGAGCTGAGAAGTGAAGACGTCTTGTTCCTGCAGAACTACAAAGCTTCAGTCAGACGAGTCCAGGAGCTCCACCCCACTGTGGATCCAGAACTGCCCTCTGGAACTCTGATAGACGTGGCCAAACATGTGGGCAACCTGAGCTTCAACATCTGGAACAAGATGAAGCAGATCGTCTCCTACACGCCTGTGATTCTGGATCCAAACACTGCCTGTCCTGAACTTCTCCTGTCGGATGATCTGAGGAGCGTGAAATTTGAGAAACTGGACAATGAGACGGTGCTTCCCAAAAACCCAGAGAGGTTTCAAGGCTATTCTGCAGTGCTGGGATCTGAAGGGTTCACCTCAGGGACATACAGCTGGGAGGTTAAGATTGGGGGCAATCTGAACTGGTCAGTGGGAGTGATCGGAGAGTCTGCCCCAAGGAAGGGGGAGATTAGTCACGGATACTGGGAGATTTGGTTCAAGGATGGTGAATATAGAGCATACTCTCCACCATCTATTGACAGGGTTCTGTCTTTAAGCAAGCCTCTCCAGAGGATCAGGGTGCATCTGGAcatgaacaggaaaaaactgtcatTCTCAGATCCAGACACTGACACACATATCTTCACTTTCACACATGCGTTCACTGAGAAGGTGTTTCCCTTGTTTAGCATGATACACCTAATGCAACTGAAAATATCCCCCATGAATATTACTGCACAGCTGGAGATGTAGAGGGTTATAAAGATGACATGAGGCAAACCTGTTTATATTTCTAACTGAACCTCACatcatacaaataaaatacaatgaataTTAAATCATTCTAGCTCCAAATAAAGTAGACTTTACAAACAGCACTTTGCTGTTTAGTGCAACAGTTTATCAGTGCAAtcagttttcagtgtcaaaatgtAAACATTATGAATATTATCTGTCACTCACTACTGACAATCTAAATAACCCTCAGAAATTTTGGAAAGTTATTAAATCACTTTCCGTAAGTAAAAGTGCTCAGACTCTCCCAACCTATGTTTTAAAGGACTCTGTTCCAGTTTATGACGGACAGGagattttaaattgttttaataagCATTTTATATCATCTGGCTCTTTGTTTGACTCGGTGGGAGCTGCTCCTGTGGAATCTTACACCCACTTCCCAGTATATACTGGTGAGCCTTTTAATTTCTTACCCTTTTCTACTCAGGAAGTTCTTAAAGCTCTTAAAGCATTGGACCCCAGAAAACCTTCTGGTCCTGACCAAATGGATCCTTATTTTTTAAAGTTGGCAGCAGACTTTATAGCGGAGCCTCTGACAATTCTTTTTAACCTTACAGTGGTAAAAAATGAAATTCCCTCTGTGTAGAAATCTGCATTTGTTCTTCCCTTATTGAAAGGGGGTGACCCGGCGGTTTTAACTAATTACAGACCGATATCGAATTTGTCGGTACTAGCCAAAATTCTTGAAGCTCTTGTGAATGAGCAGCTAAAGGAGTTTTTATATTCTAATGATATCTTATCAGAATATCAGTCAGGTTTCCGAAAAAAACACAGTACTGTCACTGCCGCAgtgaaagtgacaaatgacatcaGAGTTGCGCTTGATAAGAAACAGCACTGTGCGTCACTTTTTATTGATTTGGCCAAAGCATTTGATACAGTTGACCACAATATTTTAAAACTTAAACTCTGTCAATCAGGACTCTCACAGGATGCAATTGGTTGGTTTTCAAACTACCTGAGTGACCGGACTCAGTGCATCAAATTTACTGGCCAGTGTTCTGACTTTGTTGCTGTTCACAAGGGGGTGCCACAGGGCTCTGTATTAGGTCccctcttatttattatttatattaatgacCTGGGCATGCATACGCCAGGTgctaatttgcatttttatgcaGATGATACAATTATATACTGCTTTGGATCAACTCTTATCCAGGCGATTGAATCCCTGCAGAAAGCCTTTGTTGCTGTCCAgtattcattaattcaactgaaACTGGTCCTCAATGCAGACAAGACTAAACTTATGTTGTTTTCCAATTCAAGGACACCTCCGCAAACATTACCCTCAGTGACCACTCTGGAAGGAAATGTAATTGAGGTGGTCCACACATATAAATACCTGGGGGTTTTAATTGACAACTCCCTCACTTTCAAGCCACATGAGGAAAACCTTGTGGTGAAATTGAGGCTAAagttgggattttattttcgtaacaaattgtgtttttcttttaaagtaaaaaagcgtCTTGttgctgcaactttttttttatcagtattggaTTATGGAGATGTTTTATACATGAATGCTTCTGCTCAG comes from Sphaeramia orbicularis chromosome 18, fSphaOr1.1, whole genome shotgun sequence and encodes:
- the LOC115438227 gene encoding nuclear factor 7, brain-like; protein product: MATQSEMACSCPICSEIFKDPVVLSCSHSFCKNCLRNWWAEQPLHVCPVCKRRSSRDDPPCNLVLKNVCEALIHELTLKDKPSAQTETLCSQHSEKLRLFCLDHQQLVCLVCRDSRTHKKHTFKPIDEAAQDYKDFVKKSLKPLQEELQRLNQVKVEWDQTAEYISVQAQNTEKQIKEEFWKMKEFLLKEEQARIYALRNEAQQKSSMMQQRIEALSVEMVALSDTIQATEKELRSEDVLFLQNYKASVRRVQELHPTVDPELPSGTLIDVAKHVGNLSFNIWNKMKQIVSYTPVILDPNTACPELLLSDDLRSVKFEKLDNETVLPKNPERFQGYSAVLGSEGFTSGTYSWEVKIGGNLNWSVGVIGESAPRKGEISHGYWEIWFKDGEYRAYSPPSIDRVLSLSKPLQRIRVHLDMNRKKLSFSDPDTDTHIFTFTHAFTEKVFPLFSMIHLMQLKISPMNITAQLEM